TTTTTACATGGATTGCCGGGTTTTGCCTCAATATGACCTGAAAGAGGTAATGAAAACGGTTCGCCTCATTGCTGATTCCGTTGCGGAACGCTTTGGAATAACCATCGATGTCGAATCCGTACAGTCCGTTCAGGCTCCCCCCCCTACTCCGGCAACTGCTGCGGTTGTCCGTGCTCTCAAATTGGCAATCAGGGATGTCTACCAAGTTAAGGGGCAAACTGTGGGAATTGGAGCGGGAACAGTCGCAGCGGTCTTTCGGAAGTATGGTTATGAAGCCGCAGTGTGGAGTAAATTACGTTATAAGGCACACCAGCCCGATGAGTCCTGTTTGATCAGCAATATGGTCGGGAATGCAAAGGTTTTTGCTCATCTGATGATGCAGTCCTGATATTCAGTGCGCTCGTCCTGGGAGTGTGTTTAGCGATACCTTAATGTGCGAGATGAGGCGAGTCCCTTGCAGGCAATGAACGCTTGATTTTTTATCCCTTATCTGTTGTTCCAAATCCGTATCATGATGAAAGGGATACAATTACAGCGGGATATTGTTATGTTTTTTTGGAATAGGCGCATATGCCTTGTTCTTCAATACCTCCAAAAGTGATATGATCTTTTTCCTGGTTTCGCGCGGGAAGATAATTTCATCGATGATACCCAGACTGGCAGAAAAATAGGGATTACTGAAATGTTCTTCGTAGGCTCTGGCCAGTTCAAGCCGTTTCGCCTGTGGGTCGGATGCGCTCAATATTTCTTTGCGATAGACGATATTGCAGGCCGCTTCAGCGCCCAATACGGCAATTTCCGCTGAAGGCCATGCCATCACATAGTCTGCCCCCAATTGTTTGCTGCACATGGCAATGTATGCTCCCCCGTAATCTTTTCTGATAATGACGGTGATCTTGGGTACCGTTGCTTCGGCATAGGCGTGGAGCAACTTTGCGCCGTGGCTGATGATTCCCAATTGTTCCTGCCTGCTTCCAGGCATGTAGCCCGGAACATCGGCCAAAGTGAGAAGAGGGATATTGAAGGCGTCGCAGAAACGGATGAAGCGGGCAGCCTTGTCGGAAGCATGGACATCCAAAACGCCGGCATAGTATTTTGGATTGTTGGCGAT
Above is a genomic segment from Deltaproteobacteria bacterium containing:
- a CDS encoding M20/M25/M40 family metallo-hydrolase, translating into MGKNAFLASSHLIVQLQSLYKKFPVRNRLFNPPESTFQPTRKEANHSSINTIPGEDVFYMDCRVLPQYDLKEVMKTVRLIADSVAERFGITIDVESVQSVQAPPPTPATAAVVRALKLAIRDVYQVKGQTVGIGAGTVAAVFRKYGYEAAVWSKLRYKAHQPDESCLISNMVGNAKVFAHLMMQS